gATTTTGCGGTTcttgcccttttacttcgtctaggttTAACATCAGCCTCAGACTCATATTCAGACCCCgactcagattcttgatcctgagcatcatcagtttcggctcggttgtcttcacgtgcccgtttagaagaattaaattcctctctagacttccgtggaaatacattttcaaagaaatatgcatttctcgattccattatcgtatccttatggatttcaggaatattcaaatcgtggactaggaatcgataagccgaactgttatgtgcatatccaataaagatgcaatcaaccGTTTTAGGTccattcttcacctttttaggtTTAGGAATTTCTACTTTTTCCAAACATCCCCAaacttttaagtatttgtaagatgattttctccctttccataactcatatggagttttctcttttttgggcaccttatttaaaaggtaatttgctgtgagaatcgcgtctccccacatgttgggtgACATCCCAGAACTAAGTAGCATagaattcatcatatcctttagagtacgatttttgcgttctgctacaccattggattgtggtgagtatggagcagtcctttgatgtataatctCATTCTGAGCACAAATCTCAGCAAATGACGATTCGTACTCACCCCTTCGGTCACTTTTTAGTGCCTTGATTTTCTTGGTTGAGTTGGTTCTtaacctcatttttatagagaatgaacttctctatggcttcacttttgcattttagcaaatacacattgcaatatttcgtgctatcatctatgaaggtaataaaatatttattattccctctagatAATGTTGATTTTTAATCACACACatctatatgaatgaaatcaAGGGGTtcactgtttctttcaacactttgAAAAGATGATCTAGTCAGTTTAGCCTCTACACAAGTTTCACACTTATGTTTTGAAtcaatttggaattttgatAAGTGTTCCATGTTAATTAACTTTCGCAAAGTATCATAATTAACATGTCCTAGTCTACCATGTCATAAATTGGAAGACTCAATCATGTAGGTGGAAGTAGAAGcttcattcattttcttgatcaaAGTCATTACATTCATTTTGATCATCCAACCCGATACATAGCCCTTATCTacaaacattccattcttagaTAAAACAAGCTTATCAGACTCTATTACTATGCGGAACCCATGAGAGTTCAACATTGCACCAGAAATTAGGTTCTTGCGGATCTCCTGAACATATAGGACATTGTTCAGAGTCAACTCCTTTTCAGAGGTCATCTTCAGAATCACCTTTCTTTTCCCCTTGATGACGGAGGTTGCAGAGTTCCCCATGTACAGAATCTCCCCATCCTCAGATGGTTTGAAGGTGCAGAACATCTTCTTATCAGCACAAACATGTTTGGTGGCTCCAGTGTCCATCCACCATTCCTTGGGGTTTGAATCCATCATGTTCATCTCAGATATCATGCAACAGAGGTTCATGTCTGCAACATCCTGAGTGACAGcttcaatcaggtttgccTCCTTCATTTTGTTCCTCTTCGGTTTGTTGCAGTCGACAGACTTATGACCagtcttgtcacagttgtagcacttgccttcaaaccttggcttCTTGGAGATGCCTCTTTTCGGCCCCAGCTTGGACCCTTGATACttgcctttcttgtttttggaaccttgaacatgttccatcatgtttgccttggcagagacgccattgatccatgctttcttttcagatcctcggttgtcttcgTCAATGCGAAGCCTAACCTCTAGatcctccatggtcatttcctttcgcttgtgcttcaaataattcttgaagtccttccaagcagatagtaacttttcaatagcacatgccacttgaaaactttcacctaGCTGCATTCCTTTAGCGTGAATCTCATGCAGGATTAGCTGAATCTCAGAGAATTGACTCATCACGGTCTTTgaatccaccattttataatcaaggaagTAGCCCACGATAAACTTCTTGGCGTCAGCATCCACggtcttatattttttctccaaggattcTCATAGCTCCTTTACCGTTCCCATGTTAATGTACAAATTATACAATGAGTCGGTtagaccattcatgatataattcctacataagtagtcagaattatttcatgcattcacaacagcaatctttgcttgatTCCCATGGTCATCTTCCTTGAACTCAGGAGCATTCTCCGACAAAAGTCTTGCCAGATTCAGAGtggtcagataaaacatcatcttttgttgccacctcttgaaatgcaaaccgttgaacttctcagTTTTTTCCCCATGGGATACTGAGACAGGTACAACGGGGGCAACATGCACAGTTGGCACCAAAGGTCCATTtccatttccagaattttctctGTTAGTCATTTTCGgaaactgaaacacacacacaaggtgtaagttttcttgaaaatttatataaaaatattgaatacaaattatataagcaatataaaaaataaacgtcttaagattgttagaacaatagtgatatattgcatatataattcaataagctgaattataaataattataaatcagaaacgaagaacacgaaaagaaattcaaccaaaataccaaacgattggtgatggaagaactagtcgagacgtgtgtgataccacactgtccttaagacgtttacgcttCTTTTACCGGTGCAAAGATGCTTGGCgtttgtctcccaggatataacgactaaacaattctagaaagttgcactactaactagaaccttcaacgaactcgaaaggtacttcttttctatcaccagagaaaagctaagaactttgagagtgagAGAGGATTGTGGTTCGAAtgaatgattttacaatgtaaggatggtggctatttatgcGATGAGGATTTACAATcagcaatgaataagatggctgttatagaaatcaaaatatcataacatatataagttacaagcactgatttcaattatgttataattctccataacacataATAACACAGTTGttagaatttgaacagtcaagagaattttaaaagtcaaaaccgaattttcgaaaatgcaaaaagaatctgcgttccgaccctcaattcggtgttacattcgtgtccgcaggtcgcacgggcatatacgagtttcccttgtgacctgggatttgcacccccctgcGCGtacgcgagagggtataagggggcttacacactttacaattcatacacaatggattctatataaagtcttttcaacacttctcttttctaatgtgggacaaacacttttccctcattctaagtagccatctttgagtgacaatttcttattcacccacaaaccaaattacacaaacaaacatatgatcttgtagccctcataatggagaactcaaatctatgttcatctttgattaattataagtttaacttaattaaattaatccattataatttggttttaaatggtttattaaccatttttccaacactTAGCTCCCAATTCTCGGTTTGATTCAGTTTCCATCGGTTTTCTGAAAGCATATGACCGATAACCGACACCAACTGCTCTGTTCGATTTGGTTTCCGACACTGATGCAACGCTTCCATCTAATTTCATTTTCTCGGTTTCGGTGCGATTTAGTTATGACCGGTTTCAGTTTTTTCGGTATCATAAAGTCCAGCCCTAATTGTGAGTACATATATGGTACTGGTGAGACAATGATCGAGTAATTCTAGCTAGTATAAGCTCGGCTTTGATTTTTTAGTCATTAATCGATCACATGGCTCTTTTCACTTTACACCATAGAGCTAATATTAATCTCTCAAATAGGAAAAAAATTTAAGTGCTCCCAGAGAACCACATGGCAATGTCCAGTAGTCTTCCTCacctgttatattttgacacatgGATTTATTataccaaaattataattttatatatttttattatttgtgaaatgactttcatgagtattgataattttgaactCGAATTtcgggtttagagtttagggttttagagtttagggtattAGAGTGTATGGTGTAGGGTGTATGGTGTAGGATTTTAGAAAGAAATCTAAAATAGTTTTTGATAAAATagattaaaatataattttttaattaaatcatAAGTGTCAGATGATGATTGGAAATAAGTACCACTGGACATTACCACATAATTCTCCGGAAGAACTGAAAAATTCCTCCTCAAATAGAGTAAGAAGATGATCCCACAAGAATATGAGCAAtatcaatttgatttttttattttattcaatcaattttgtctattttatttattaaaaaattgagATACACTCAATATATAAGAGCCTTAAAGTTAAATCCATAACCAACCGGAAACTTGCACTAAGGTGGAAGGGAACACATTGCTATAATTCAATCACTGCCATTCATTTGATCTAACTATTTTCATGGCACTAACTTCAATACTAACAATGTTAAAAgaataaaacaaaacacaagtagtcaacataggaaaaaacacaataaaaagtaaaaacacaCAAAGATTTTACCAAGGGTATCAGAGACGATTTAATAGACGTGTAGCTCTAGCCTTGCCGTCGTAGCCGGATTTCATGTCCTCGGGTTGGACAGGGTTTCGCTTATGCCAGATCAATCGAGGTTAACTCATAATGGTTATATGTTATTTCAACCCCTCGAACAACACTTAATCCAACTTATGTCGCCTAATATGTGTCGTCTGAatgcataattggtctagtgATCTATCAAACACCAACTTTCTGAAGGACTGAGTACATCGAAAAGTAACATAGAGAGCGACCATTTTTATAGATCAAAATTAGAGAACAGAACATAACCAAGAGTGAACATACAAAATGCTGGGCTTTTTGCtgagagaaggagaaagaaTAAGGTGGGGATAGACTTAAATAGGAAGAGGTAGAGTCATATTGGGTTTGCGTGCGTTATTaatcttaatttatttttaatttacaaaTTAACCACACTTAACCAGAATTAAGTTTGGGAGATACATGTGACATGTGGTGATTTTAATAGGTGGCACATATTTGACACATGTAGTTTGGGcacagatttttttttggtcaatttttGGGCACAAATGATGTGCTTCCATTTTGGCACATGTTCCCCATCTTTCTCCAAAATCCAATCTCTTCCTCAAACACCTAAACCCAGAAACTATTCAAGCAAACATAATATCCAAACCCAAGCAAATTCAAACCGTTGTTGTATTGTTATGTCTTGCGTAGGATTTAAACTCTAAATTTTTCAAAACCCATAAGGGTAGTGAAATTTACATTCTAAATTTTATAATCCACACTCcgactttcattttttttggtaatttttttataataagacaaaaaataattttattaaaaaaattagagtATGAATTGTAAAATTTGAAGTGTAAATTTTAGCTTCCACCCATAATTGCTTAATTGTGGTTTGGTTCTAAGGGCAAGAATATAGCTTCGCATCTCGAAAGTTGCTAACAACAGCACCCCAACCATTTGTTGCTTTCCCCAATGCTAAAAGTCAAAATGATGATGCTCTATCCTTCAGCCAAAACCCACTTAATTGAAAAATGGGGTAATATTCGGTTAACTCATATACTTCGTGTGAGTTTTATTCTTAATCTTGGAGGAATTCTAAATTTGACCAAAATATTAACCAACAATCAGACGCAGTGGCGGTTCTTGAAACACTAATGTAAAATATATTCAGAGGGGTCAAAATTTCCAAAGGGGCCAATATATATCAACTTTtgaattaaatgttgattaatacacaattataccatatatataaaatataatgtTATCATTATTATACACAATTATATCTTAATTATACACAATTATACCATAATTATAGTAatttacaataatcacacataattatatcataattaaaaagaattaGTACTGCCCCGATGTTATGACTAATTGTTCATGCATAAACACTAATCactatgtatttatatataattacagatataatcatatcaaaattatataaactGCAAAATCACTAATCactatgtatttatatataattactgATATAATCAtatcataattatatatactgcAAAATGAAGTCGAGTTGCCAATCAAGTTGATCATATAATAAATTTGTTTCTGATTAGCGTCGCACTTCATAAAGTCACGCCTCTAGTACTATTTAATCAAGTCGTCAAATTGTCTTTTTTCATTTGCATGCCAACCTTTACCAATCTGATCTTCTCTCTCCCACACACGGCAGCTCTCCAGTTCCCCATAAATGATTTGCTCATTTGCTGGCTTCCAATGTACGAGTACATGTATATCAtcaaatttcttttctttgcgtatcaaaaaactatatatatatatatatatattatttttttataaatttaaaaagacTAACCACGTGTATTTATGGAagacaaattataaaattatcatTTTGTTATAAGAAAatcaacactaatatgtcaattataaaaatgtcaacttatgtaaaattatttaaaaaatcaaagttatgTTCAATTAAACTATCAACTAAATTTAACTATGCATCACATCGTCATTAGAATGATGTCAAACACTTGTTTAAATATTGTACTTAAATAGATCTATTGACATGAAATTGTTCTACCCCTACAATAGAGAGAACACCGACACAAACGCTCGTCACACTGTCGTCGGCAACCTTGACATGAATGCTGAAGCAGTTAAAGAGTGTATTTGACTTAAGTCGATCATTCATTATATTCGTGATTTTTTGTGGATTAGTGTCTACAATCTTCTGAGTTCAATCAATCAGAAAGAACAAATTTaaggaaaaaatatatatttatttcatAATAGTTAACAGAGTTCTTAATGGGGTGTTAGATCATTGAATACATGTCAAACTCTCATTCTTGGCACATGGTTGGCACATGAGAAATGGGCACAAGTGATGTGTTCCCAACAAGATAATATTAGTTACATTGAGCATAATAAGTTAGGATTTATTAAAGGTGACAACACAacatatttcgcctaagttctcCTATCATGTGCAACAACATAAACATCTGAACAtcaagatcaatcaagtgagttaaGTTGCAAATGTCACATATCTGTTCACTAAGTTTTTGCTCAAATTTACTTTTGTGAGACATGTGAGAAGCATGTTTCACATTCCATTGTCAAAGTTTTAAAGTTTGGTAGACATCAGGAGGAGTCTACATTGATCACATGTTGATATCAAATGTTGCATAtttgttgtgctctttttccattcgatccaactttaatttttcatccaaaagtttttgatttgtttggcAAGATTTTTACCGAGGAAACGTCAGTACACTATATAACTAAGGCATGCAAGATGCAACACAAGGCGAATGTTTTAAGAGATTTAGTATTCCACATTTATGTGTCTTACCCTATTTAGATTTTCTATTTGAATAGATAAATTAGAATCATTCGAGATTTTGTATTTATAATACTTATATTAAGACTCTTTtatcatttaataaaatattCGTTATTTAAAACATGATTAATTTCGAATTTCCTGAATTACaagattaatttatatattatatttagaGTCAACTGAAATTAGCATTGGCACATGCTTAACACTACAAGATACATGGAACCGTTATATCTGATCGATGAATACCTTAGATCCGGAAACCTCTTGCATGTGCTTAATAATGGTATTTAGGCATGCCAACAGGGATCACGTACCATTGATGACATCTCTAGATGACATAACGAATCTTACGGTCATACATTATAACACAAAAGATATATGATGTAGATGATAAGATTACGttacaatttttgtttaaaggAGACTTGACTGCTGAATAAAactttctttaaaaaaaaagacaataaGGGCGCTTTCCACTTCGTGTCTAGATACCTAGAAGGTAGTGGCGATCCATGTATACACAACCTAGTTTAGCCAGGAGAAGGCGTCTGAAGCTTTGATTATTACCTTGCCCAGGATATAGGAAATACTAGAGAACTgatgtcttcttcttcttcttctttttttttttgcaatttCTTTAGTTTTGTTCTCACTACCAGAAAAAAACACTTAGGctaggaaaaggaaaaatctTCGTCACCTAAGACTTTGTTAGACGACACAATAATTCTCGCCTCTTAAGAAATAATTTTCGTCGCCTGGATAGGTGATTAAACGACGCAAAATAGCTTTCGTCATCTAAGTAGTTAGTTCGGCGACGACAGAGCATTTCCTCCCCTAAATAGTCTGTTAAGCGACGAGAGAGGATTTTCTCGTTTAAGAATATGCTTTTTACACgacaaacaaatttttttgtcGTGTGCTTACGGCTTAAACGACGAATATGCTTTTGTCTCCTAAGGTATTTCTTAGGGGACGAATGAAAAGTCTTAAGGGAGGAAAATGTTCCTAACCTAAGTCTTCAATAATGACTATAAGTGCAGGTTCTGTTTCCAGATCgtgaaaaaaaaggaatgaaCATGATAATTTTCTCCCACACAAATTTCCGGCGATTTTCAGTGTTAGATGTTCAATTCTTCAAATCGGGTTTATCCTCAGCTTAGTCTATCATTACCCATCGGATTCTAACTTGGtatcttctctttctcattctttcttacCATATCATCCATTTTTCTAATTAGTACTATTCCTTGAACAATACCAGGCATATATTGATTGCATTTTTGTGTGATTATGTTATTTGTGTGTATTAATTATACATACTCATTCTTGATTGTTGTGAAGTTATATTGATTTGTGtagaattttttaaatttatgttatttaattatgaattaaGTTAAATTAGTTAATATAAAGAATTGTTTTTGTATTATGaaatttatgttatttaatttatgatttgttatatatatatatatatatatatatatatatatatatatatatatatatatatatatatatatatatatatatatatatatatactactcCTTAGAAATCTCGTTTAAgaatcatatataatttttgaatTGTCCTATTTCAAGAGCACAAGACTTTGATTCACATTTCGTATAATTCTTGAGTATTCGATTTTGATCGTGCatgggtatatatattttgataggGTCTCCCAATATTGTACCTTATGTGCATCTAGCTAGGTATAGATATTTGTGCACTTGGAAACTATAGGGAGATGCTGTCAAAATTTTCCGAGGACTAAAATCgaatatttaaaaattatacgaaatatgaaaaaatgtgTTGTGCTCTTGACTGGGATTAGGACCCTAACTGGAGGCATAAGGTGATGAACAAGATCAAAGAAAATACAATATTTTGTATTTGTGACACTTGATTTGTGATTATTTGTTGTATCTCTCATATGTAATTAACAGGATATGGACAAAGACAAGAGTTGGATACATTTACCAAAGGAGAGCATTGAGTACCAACAAGGAGTCCTTGATTTTCTACAGTTTGTACATGAACATGGTGATGGAAAGAAACAACATAGGTGTCCGTGCTTAAAATGTCTCAATACCAAGTGGAagactataaaaaaaatgtatgaCCACCTAAGTAACAATGGTATAATGCGTAGTTATACAACATGGAGTAAGCACGGCGAAGTAGCTGATCATGAACCTACTTATGACAGAACATCTGGTGGTAGTTTCGAGCCTGATCATTTGAACCCAGCTATAAACATTCTACATGACAGTTTTCCTACATTTGCTCCAACGCATGAGGAAGATGCAATTTATGATACAACTACTGACACAGTTCATGTGCTTCCGTACACCAACACTCATGATTATGATAAGTATACTAGACTGCTTGCACGAGTTCAGATTCCACTATATGATGGTAGTCCTCAGACTGTTTTGGGGACCATTTTGTCACAAATGCAGCTTAAAGTGAAGAACAGGTGGTCAAATGAGGCTTTTGACAATATGTTGAAGAATGTTAAGAATATGCTTCCTCAACCAAACAATCTCCCTGATAGTTATTACAAGGTGCACAAGATTTTGGGTGACCTTGGCCTGGGCTATGATAAAATCCATGCGTGCAAGAATGATTGTGTTCTGTTTTACAAAACGAGAGCAGAGCTTGATGAATGTCCAATATGCTTCGAGTCGAGGTGGAAGGAAGGTACAGTTAAGGAAAACAGTGTTCCAGTAAAGGTGCTTCGTCATTTCCCTTTGATTCCGAGGCTAAAGCGTTTGTATATGTCTAGACACACTTCAAGTGAAATGAGATGGCATGGGGAAAGAAGGGTAGATGATGATACTTTGAGACACCCTGCAGATGGCGAGGCTTGGAAAACCTTTGATAGATCATTCCCTGATTTTGCAGCAGATGTTCGAAATGTAAGACTCGGGCTTGCAACAGACGGATTCAATCCCTTTGGAAGTATGAGTTTGGCTCATAGTACATGGCCTGTTATTCTTGTGTCGTACAACCTGCCTCCTTGGATGTGTATGAAGAAGGAATTTAGTATGATGTCTTTGTTAATTCCTGGTCCTAAGTCTCCTGGAAAGTGTTTAGATGTGTATATGGAACCATTGATCGATGAGTTGTTAAAATTATGGGAAAATGGAGTCCTTACTTTTGACAGGCACAGTGGAAGTTCATTCATTATGAGAGCAGCAGTTATGTGGACTATAAGTGATTTTCCTGGTTATGGGATGTTGTCGTCTCAAGCTGTGCATGGGTACAAAGCATGTCCGGTCTGCTTGAATGAAGTTCATTCTGATTGGCATGCTGGGAAGGTGTGTTACTTGGGTCACCGAAGATGGCTTCCAATTGACCACTCGTGGCGGCAGGATGCAGAAGGATTTGATGGCACAGTCGAGTTTCGTACTAAACCCCGAGTGTGGTCTGGTGATGAAATTTTGGAGATGCTGAACTCATTTGATTTTGGAGTGTTGAGTGGTGATCCTGCTATAACGGGAACAACTCGCCCAGATGATATGATGTGTTTTACACACAAAAGTAGATTCTATGATTTACCTTATTGGTCGAAATCAGTATTGAGACACGCCCTAGATGTCATGCACATAGAGGGGAATGTAGCTAATATCATTATGGGAACAACTCTTAGTCTTAAATACGGTAATAAGGATACTGTGAAAGCGCGCGAGGATCTAAAGAAGCTACGAATACGAGAACATTTGTGGCCAATAAAGAAGGGGTCAGTGACGAAATTACCTCTTGCTCCTTACACTGTGCATCCAACTTTGAAGAGACATGTATTCATCTGGTTTAAAGGAGTAAAGTATCCTCATGGGTATGCAGGTAATATATCTCGGTGCATTAGAGAGCGAGAAAATAAGTTTTGCGGATTGAAGACTCATGACTGTCATGTTTTGTTGCAACGACTTCTTCCAGTTATAATTCGACCCTATTTGCATCCAGATGTGGTGGAACCTATAATAGCACTCTGTCGGTTCTTTCAAAAGCTATGCGCTAAAGAGCTCAAGAAGTCAGAAGTTCTTATATTGAAAGAAGACATTGTGTACATCTTGTGCAAATTGGAGCGGGTTTTTCCGCCCGCTTTCTTTGTCATTATGATCCACCTGATGGTCCATCTTCCTGAACAAATCTTGCTTTCTGGTCCAGTACACTGCACCTGGATGTACCCCCAAGAAAGGTGCaaatctttacatcattttttaTGCCCTTAATTACACTTCACAACAAcactatatatactaattgtGTAATTTCAGACAACTGGGGCAGTACAAAAGATTATGTAAAAGCAAGAGTAACCCAGAAGGATCAATAGCGGAGTCATACATTGCAGATGAATGTGTGATCTATTGCAACTTATATCTCCAAAATAATGATGGGGCGGAATCTTCAACCATGGCTAGTACCAGACAACACTTCAATCTTTCAGTTGTTTCAGGAGAGGTACGACACTTTGGTACTTTACCAAATTTTGAGAGATTAAGTGATCCTGAGCTAGCTGAAGCTCATTGGTGTGTACTACAACACTGCAAAGAAGCTCAGTATTTCCTTGATGAGCATTTGAAGCTCATTAAAGCCAATCCAAGAGATCGGAGGCCTAACGTGACACATAAAAGAAAGTTTCCTGATTACTTTCTAACATGGGTACGTTTATTCACAAGCTTGCAAAATAATTGTCCATTTTAATAATTTCACTTTTAATGTATTTATTACACCATTTTGTAGATGAGAAGCCTAAGACAACAGAATAGTGAATGGTGCACACCCGAATTGTACCATTTGGCATGCAAGCCAAAACACCACAGTGTACATGCGGGATGTTTTGTCAACGACGTGAAGTTTGTAACACTTCAACGAGATATAAACCACAAAACCCAAAACTATGGGGTCATGGTACATGGGGACAACTTTCCCTACTACGGAGTGCTACTTGCCGTTGTCGAGTTAATGTATGGAAATATGAGCGTTGTACTGTTCAAGTGTAAATGGTTCAATACTAATCCGAATGTGCCAAGGAGTACGAAGATGGATTATGGTATGTTATCAGTGAATACAGAGACAAGCTGGTACGACACTGAGCCGTTTATTCTCGCCACCATGGCAAAACAAGTGTTCTATCTTGATGATCCTAAAGCTGGCCCTCCTTGGAAAGTAGTTAACTTTATGTCACATAGGAATATATGGAGTGAGACCACACTTTCTGGCGGTGAAGAActtgatgatgaagaggaCAACGATGAAGTTCATGAACCATATCAAGAGCCTTCCCCATCTCAAATATGTGGTTTAGATGATATTCGCATCAACAACCACTTACACTTCGTGCAAGGAGATCAATTCATCACAATCCCAAACGAATCTACATCTCAAAATAGGCAGGGAGACCATGGTGCCATTGATGAAGGAAATTATGCTTCAGAAGACGACATCTTTAATGAATCGTACACAACGGAATCAGAGGCAAATGATACAGAAGATGAGGATTGGAATGAAGACAATTAATTAAcgactttattttcttttttcaatattaattaagtgtaataatatttaaaacccttaatattatatatgaatgTTTTAGTATACACTAGAGTGATGATTAAAACTAATGCAACAAAACTTACTAATCCGTTAGAATCAATTAACGGCAGTCGACTCGAATCCACAAGACTAAGGTTTCTCATACAACCATAAGATCAGAGGTGACTTAAATACTAAAATGAAACCCTAGGGTGCTAATATAAGCCTAATCAAACCCATgggttaaaataaaataaaatccaaacaaaaacaaaatccaaaATAATTTCGG
This is a stretch of genomic DNA from Argentina anserina chromosome 4, drPotAnse1.1, whole genome shotgun sequence. It encodes these proteins:
- the LOC126792098 gene encoding uncharacterized protein LOC126792098; translation: MDKDKSWIHLPKESIEYQQGVLDFLQFVHEHGDGKKQHRCPCLKCLNTKWKTIKKMYDHLSNNGIMRSYTTWSKHGEVADHEPTYDRTSGGSFEPDHLNPAINILHDSFPTFAPTHEEDAIYDTTTDTVHVLPYTNTHDYDKYTRLLARVQIPLYDGSPQTVLGTILSQMQLKVKNRWSNEAFDNMLKNVKNMLPQPNNLPDSYYKVHKILGDLGLGYDKIHACKNDCVLFYKTRAELDECPICFESRWKEGTVKENSVPVKVLRHFPLIPRLKRLYMSRHTSSEMRWHGERRVDDDTLRHPADGEAWKTFDRSFPDFAADVRNVRLGLATDGFNPFGSMSLAHSTWPVILVSYNLPPWMCMKKEFSMMSLLIPGPKSPGKCLDVYMEPLIDELLKLWENGVLTFDRHSGSSFIMRAAVMWTISDFPGYGMLSSQAVHGYKACPVCLNEVHSDWHAGKVCYLGHRRWLPIDHSWRQDAEGFDGTVEFRTKPRVWSGDEILEMLNSFDFGVLSGDPAITGTTRPDDMMCFTHKSRFYDLPYWSKSVLRHALDVMHIEGNVANIIMGTTLSLKYGNKDTVKAREDLKKLRIREHLWPIKKGSVTKLPLAPYTVHPTLKRHVFIWFKGVKYPHGYAGNISRCIRERENKFCGLKTHDCHVLLQRLLPVIIRPYLHPDVVEPIIALCRFFQKLCAKELKKSEVLILKEDIVYILCKLERVFPPAFFVIMIHLMVHLPEQILLSGPVHCTWMYPQERQLGQYKRLCKSKSNPEGSIAESYIADECVIYCNLYLQNNDGAESSTMASTRQHFNLSVVSGEVRHFGTLPNFERLSDPELAEAHWCVLQHCKEAQYFLDEHLKLIKANPRDRRPNVTHKRKFPDYFLTWMRSLRQQNSEWCTPELYHLACKPKHHSVHAGCFVNDVKFVTLQRDINHKTQNYGVMVHGDNFPYYGVLLAVVELMYGNMSVVLFKCKWFNTNPNVPRSTKMDYGMLSVNTETSWYDTEPFILATMAKQVFYLDDPKAGPPWKVVNFMSHRNIWSETTLSGGEELDDEEDNDEVHEPYQEPSPSQICGLDDIRINNHLHFVQGDQFITIPNESTSQNRQGDHGAIDEGNYASEDDIFNESESLSLGCCSFFHIFFVVQEALSRATRLEEEGRETKERLTRAEQEAREAKEDAQKAKEKNLEAMERIKRLEEMWTASNPSQPITNSLSGGGS